A single Natranaerobius thermophilus JW/NM-WN-LF DNA region contains:
- the spoIVA gene encoding stage IV sporulation protein A, with amino-acid sequence MNKFDLYEDIAKRTEGDIYLGLVGPVRTGKSTFIKRFMETIVMPYIQDSNQLERARDELPQSSGGKQIMTTEPKFIPDEAVDVVIGENITMKVKMIDCVGYMVEGAIGYEDEEGPRMVSTPWFDEEIPFEEAAEIGTQKVIQEHSTMGIVVTTDGSITGISRENYLEAEDQVIEELKEIGKPFVVVLNSTDPYSEDALEIKEELTEKHNVPVIPVNILEMREEEINQILQEVLYEFPVKEVSINLPNWVEELEPDHWLRESFESSIKESIEKVTRLRDINQVVDDLEELEYSEQVDLEQMDLGSGHAVIDILASEELFEQILSEISGEQIDSKGDLLRIFQEFAHAKKEFDKVEEALETVKDSGYGVVPPSLEEMTLEEPEIVRHGNRFGVRLKASAPSIHMVRVNVQSEFSPIVGTEKQSEDLVNYIMEEFEENPEKIWERDIFGKSLHSVVQDGIGKKLDNMPPNAREKLKETLEKVINEGSGGLIAIIL; translated from the coding sequence ATGAACAAATTTGACCTGTATGAGGATATTGCCAAAAGAACGGAAGGAGACATATACCTAGGTTTAGTAGGTCCCGTTCGAACAGGCAAATCCACTTTTATTAAAAGATTCATGGAGACTATAGTGATGCCATATATTCAGGACTCTAATCAATTAGAGAGGGCAAGAGATGAGCTTCCTCAAAGCAGTGGTGGCAAACAAATTATGACAACTGAGCCCAAATTCATTCCCGATGAAGCTGTTGATGTCGTAATAGGTGAAAATATTACCATGAAGGTAAAAATGATCGATTGTGTTGGTTATATGGTTGAAGGAGCTATCGGATATGAAGATGAAGAGGGGCCAAGGATGGTATCAACTCCTTGGTTTGATGAGGAAATACCTTTCGAAGAAGCGGCGGAAATTGGAACTCAAAAAGTAATCCAAGAACATTCTACTATGGGCATTGTAGTTACTACTGATGGTTCTATTACAGGAATTTCTAGAGAAAATTATTTAGAAGCAGAAGATCAAGTAATTGAAGAGTTAAAAGAAATTGGCAAACCTTTTGTTGTTGTCTTGAACAGTACCGATCCATATAGTGAGGATGCTTTAGAAATTAAGGAAGAATTAACGGAAAAACACAATGTACCAGTAATTCCTGTTAATATATTAGAGATGAGAGAAGAAGAAATAAATCAAATTTTACAAGAAGTACTTTATGAATTTCCTGTAAAAGAAGTTAGTATTAACCTGCCCAATTGGGTTGAAGAGTTAGAGCCTGACCACTGGCTTAGAGAGAGTTTTGAGTCTTCCATTAAAGAAAGCATAGAAAAGGTTACTCGGTTAAGAGATATAAACCAAGTAGTTGATGATCTTGAAGAACTAGAATACTCCGAACAGGTAGATCTTGAACAAATGGATTTAGGCAGCGGTCATGCTGTGATTGATATCTTGGCATCTGAAGAATTATTTGAACAAATATTATCTGAAATCAGTGGTGAACAAATTGATAGTAAGGGAGATTTATTGCGAATTTTCCAAGAGTTTGCCCATGCAAAGAAAGAATTTGACAAAGTGGAAGAAGCTTTAGAAACTGTTAAAGACTCGGGATATGGAGTTGTACCACCTAGTTTAGAAGAAATGACATTAGAAGAACCTGAAATTGTTAGACATGGTAATAGATTTGGAGTTCGACTAAAAGCAAGCGCACCAAGTATACACATGGTTAGAGTCAACGTTCAAAGCGAATTTTCACCAATTGTAGGTACAGAAAAACAAAGTGAAGATTTAGTAAATTATATCATGGAAGAATTTGAAGAAAATCCCGAAAAGATCTGGGAACGGGATATATTTGGTAAGAGTTTACACAGTGTAGTTCAAGACGGAATAGGAAAGAAATTAGATAATATGCCTCCTAATGCTAGAGAAAAATTAAAAGAGACTCTGGAAAAAGTGATCAATGAAGGAAGTGGCGGATTGATTGCCATCATCTTATAA
- a CDS encoding CAP domain-containing protein, which yields MKKVVLTLIMTLVLGLTFGSTVSAYSDSLTREEWSQWWSRGFDTSSVDQEPEETSDEEEVKEVEKDYQDNASNEQDEEKQKEEKDDDTQSYSGRFNWLINELFNKDNSKDNQEESQKGKKDSHADVGNGVDGMTEEEQKMFEKVNKERAQQGLEPYEFSPELSEVARKKSLDMVENDYFDHESPTYGSPGEMVRNQGYQFSLIRENIATAGSITTAHAQLMASSAHRSAILGSNYTYVGIGVVETERGGVMITQLFGKK from the coding sequence TTGAAAAAAGTAGTTTTAACTTTAATAATGACTTTAGTATTAGGTTTAACCTTTGGAAGCACTGTATCAGCTTATTCCGATTCTTTAACAAGAGAGGAATGGTCTCAATGGTGGAGTAGGGGCTTTGATACTAGTAGTGTAGATCAAGAACCTGAAGAGACTAGTGATGAGGAAGAAGTAAAAGAAGTAGAGAAGGATTATCAAGATAATGCTTCTAATGAACAAGACGAAGAAAAACAAAAAGAAGAAAAGGACGACGACACCCAATCATACTCTGGAAGATTTAATTGGTTAATTAATGAATTATTTAATAAAGATAATTCAAAGGATAATCAAGAAGAATCTCAAAAAGGTAAAAAAGATTCCCATGCTGATGTAGGTAATGGGGTTGATGGTATGACAGAAGAAGAACAAAAAATGTTTGAAAAAGTTAATAAAGAAAGAGCACAACAAGGGCTTGAACCTTATGAATTTAGTCCTGAACTCAGTGAAGTTGCCCGCAAAAAGTCTTTAGATATGGTAGAAAATGATTATTTTGATCATGAATCACCTACATATGGTAGCCCCGGGGAAATGGTACGAAATCAAGGATATCAATTTTCTCTAATTAGAGAAAATATCGCAACTGCTGGAAGCATTACAACTGCACATGCACAATTAATGGCAAGTTCTGCACATAGATCTGCTATTCTAGGTAGTAATTACACTTATGTTGGTATTGGAGTAGTAGAAACTGAACGTGGAGGAGTCATGATAACGCAATTATTTGGAAAAAAATAA